GTATACCTCCGTAACCTGTCCCTTTTGTAAAATCATAATCAAATCTTATTGCTTGATCATGTAATCCCTCATCATTAGCTATTGAGAGATTTACTCCATCAGACTTAATAATGCTCCAGTCATTTGTATTATCAAATTCATCAAGTAATTTTATTTGTGAGATTATAGAATTATTGAAAGATATAATTAGGACTAAAGTATAAAGCAGGCCGATTATTTTTTGTTTCATCAGGTTGTAAAATTATTTTATGTATTCAAATCCCAGCTTAGTTAATCCTTTTTGAATAATAGGATCTTTCATTACATAATTCCAAACCAAGCCGGTCCTAAAATTCTCAATCATCAGTAACATTGGACCTTGGTCAATTCCTATATATTCTTTGTTATACCAATTTAGTGTTGGATTGAACGAATCAACATAACCATATTTTTTCCATAAACCTTCGCTGTATTTTTCATTGAAGGATTTGATTGTTGGTAAAACTATTTCAGGTGCAAACACAATGGATGATATAGCAGCATATGGTGCAATTGTTCCATCATCAAAATAATTTAGATCAGGTCCGCTTGTTCCTCTGCCTGCATAACCTAAAAATATTCTATCATCAAAATTGTACTTTTCTGTCGGACCATCGCTTGCAGAAATTCCCCAGCATAAAGAATCATATCCAACCCAATTATGAGGATTATCAATTGCATATAATCTTTGAACTAAAGTTGCTCTTCGTGAATTTTCGAAGTAATCAATTCCCTTTTCGCTCATATACCTATCAGCTAGACCTCTAAAATCGATAAACACGTGAGAAAACTGATGACCAAATAATGGAGGGAAAACTGCATGTGAAAGACCCGAATATGGTGTTCTCCAATCGTAGAAGGCCAACCAGGCATTGTAAGCTTCTTCGATATTACTCATACCAGAGCCTGCAGCTAAAACATATAAGAACAAAGCTTCGTTGTAACCCACCCAGCCCATATTATGTAATCCTTCATCGGGATCCCATCCCATAGAAATAGAATTAGCATATTTTCCAATCGGGGGCATTTTAAAGAAATCCCAATCAAGTCTGTCTAGTAATTTTCCTGCTAGTGATCGAATTTCATTTTCAATTTTATTATTCAGATTATAATAATTTCTTGCAAAAATAATTCCCATCATTAAAAGCCCGGTATCAATGGAGGAAAGTTCACTACGCCATTCGCGTGTACCGGAATTCATTCCGAGAAAATGATAATAAAAACCTTTATATCCCGTAGCATTTGTCTCTTTACTTTGTGTAGAGTTCAAAAAGAAATTCAGAGTATTAAGTGTTATTAGTGATGCTTCTTCTCTGTTAACCCAATTCCTCTCAACTCCCACTGCATAAGATGGAAGAGCAAAGCCAATAGCAGCAATACTTGCTGGAGCCCAGCTAGCATTTCTATCTTTAACTAATCCGTTTTCATGGTTTGATTCATTAATAAAATATAGAAAGGTACGGTATTGAATAGAATCCAGAAATTTTATTTCGTTAACAGAGAGAGTAAAATTAATTTTTCCGTTTGATTTAAAAACAATCGTCTGGTGTTCCTGTTGAGCATTACAACTTCCAAATATAAAGACAACCATCAATAGAGTTTTTATTTTAATCAATCGTTTCATATACTTTTCCAATAGCTCATCTAAATCCCACACTAAGGGTCAGTCTATGCGTATCTGCTAGTCTGCCATAACCAGCATAAGCATAATCAAATCTGATATTATTAGTTTCATCGTAGTTTGTCTGCACACCACCGCCAAGCACCAGTCCGCCTTCTGCATCAGGCATAAACAAATTTCTAAACCCAAACCGAATGGAAAACATTTTCAGTAAATTAAACTCACTCCCAAGATTTATGTACTGGTCATTATCATTTGGATGAACTGCATCAGCAGCAACAAGCAATTTATAGTCATCGCCAAAATCAAACCAGTAAGAAACACCTGCCCTGAATATTGTTGGTAGATTAAAATAATCTGTTCTCAATTCAGCAGGCAGTTTATCATTATCACCATATTTCTTTGGGTCAAAATCATAATTTAGGTAGAGGTCTCTTCCGTCATAAGCAGCGCGAGCACCGAAATTAGAAACACTTGCACCAATTGTTAAACCATCTGGTTCAACTTGATATTGTACACCAAAGTTCAACCCAAAAGTTGAAATAGAGCTGTGCCATATTGCCTCGTTGATATAGTTTATTTGAAGACCGACAGAAACTCT
Above is a genomic segment from Ignavibacteriales bacterium containing:
- a CDS encoding Tat pathway signal protein, whose amino-acid sequence is MKRLIKIKTLLMVVFIFGSCNAQQEHQTIVFKSNGKINFTLSVNEIKFLDSIQYRTFLYFINESNHENGLVKDRNASWAPASIAAIGFALPSYAVGVERNWVNREEASLITLNTLNFFLNSTQSKETNATGYKGFYYHFLGMNSGTREWRSELSSIDTGLLMMGIIFARNYYNLNNKIENEIRSLAGKLLDRLDWDFFKMPPIGKYANSISMGWDPDEGLHNMGWVGYNEALFLYVLAAGSGMSNIEEAYNAWLAFYDWRTPYSGLSHAVFPPLFGHQFSHVFIDFRGLADRYMSEKGIDYFENSRRATLVQRLYAIDNPHNWVGYDSLCWGISASDGPTEKYNFDDRIFLGYAGRGTSGPDLNYFDDGTIAPYAAISSIVFAPEIVLPTIKSFNEKYSEGLWKKYGYVDSFNPTLNWYNKEYIGIDQGPMLLMIENFRTGLVWNYVMKDPIIQKGLTKLGFEYIK
- a CDS encoding PorV/PorQ family protein gives rise to the protein MKKFIIHKRLNIISCFLFIFIFAGLNFAQSKTGTTIGQFLKIEPSSRVVGLGNAGASLSGEISNLFYNPASLGRLQGTDIQFTFNKWLADITYNYMAAGINVEGVGTFALVGTLLNSGEMDVRTVDNPLGTGERFTVNNLALGLGYGLMLTDRVSVGLQINYINEAIWHSSISTFGLNFGVQYQVEPDGLTIGASVSNFGARAAYDGRDLYLNYDFDPKKYGDNDKLPAELRTDYFNLPTIFRAGVSYWFDFGDDYKLLVAADAVHPNDNDQYINLGSEFNLLKMFSIRFGFRNLFMPDAEGGLVLGGGVQTNYDETNNIRFDYAYAGYGRLADTHRLTLSVGFR